Proteins from one Microbacterium sp. Root553 genomic window:
- the dinB gene encoding DNA polymerase IV — MRGEATVLHADLDAFYASVEQRDAPALRGRPVIVGGGVVLAASYEAKARGVRTAMGGRQARDLCPDAVVVPPRMEAYSAASSDVFAIFRDTTPLVEGLSIDEAFLEVGGLRRIAGTPEQVATRLRERVRAEVGLAISVGVARTKFLAKVASAVSKPDGLLVVEPDREEEFLLPLPVERLWGVGAVTAEKLHRYGIRTVGQLAELEASTAESMLGTAAGAHLHALARLRDPRPVDTARRRRSIGSQRALGSRPRSPDELDLLLTEIIDRLARRLRDGERVCRTVVLRLRFGDYTKATRSRTVGTPTDRTAILLTTARRLLAAAQPEITDRGITLLGISLSQLDSAKRVQPELPIDWGDEQRLDGVLDTLRERFGAASVSRAAQLGRDPGWSSPTLPEHR, encoded by the coding sequence ATGCGGGGCGAGGCGACCGTGCTGCACGCAGACCTCGACGCGTTCTACGCGTCGGTGGAGCAGCGGGATGCACCGGCACTGCGCGGGCGGCCGGTCATCGTCGGGGGCGGCGTCGTCCTGGCGGCGAGCTACGAGGCCAAGGCCCGCGGCGTGCGCACCGCGATGGGCGGAAGGCAGGCGCGCGACCTGTGCCCCGATGCCGTGGTCGTGCCCCCGCGCATGGAGGCGTACTCCGCGGCGAGCAGCGACGTCTTCGCGATCTTCCGCGACACGACGCCTCTGGTCGAGGGTCTCTCGATCGACGAGGCCTTCCTCGAGGTCGGCGGATTGCGGCGCATCGCCGGCACACCCGAGCAGGTCGCCACTCGCCTGCGCGAGCGCGTGCGAGCGGAGGTCGGGCTGGCGATCTCGGTCGGCGTGGCGCGCACCAAGTTCCTCGCGAAGGTGGCGAGCGCGGTCAGCAAGCCCGACGGGCTGCTCGTCGTCGAACCTGACCGAGAAGAGGAATTCCTGCTTCCGCTGCCGGTGGAGCGTCTGTGGGGCGTGGGAGCGGTGACGGCCGAGAAGCTGCACCGTTACGGCATCCGGACCGTCGGCCAGCTCGCCGAACTCGAGGCGTCGACCGCCGAGAGCATGCTGGGTACCGCGGCCGGAGCGCACCTGCATGCGCTCGCCCGCCTGCGAGACCCCCGCCCGGTCGACACCGCCCGACGACGCCGCTCGATCGGGTCGCAGCGCGCCCTGGGGAGCCGTCCGCGCTCGCCCGACGAACTCGATCTCCTCCTCACCGAGATCATCGACCGCCTCGCGCGACGGCTGCGCGACGGTGAGCGCGTCTGCCGCACGGTCGTGCTGCGCCTGCGCTTCGGCGACTACACGAAGGCGACCCGGTCGCGCACCGTCGGCACGCCGACCGACCGCACGGCGATCCTGCTCACCACGGCACGGCGGCTGCTGGCCGCCGCACAGCCCGAGATCACCGACCGCGGCATCACCCTCCTCGGCATCTCGCTGTCGCAGCTCGACAGCGCCAAGCGCGTGCAACCCGAGCTGCCCATCGACTGGGGCGACGAGCAGCGTCTCGACGGCGTGCTCGACACGCTGCGCGAGCGTTTCGGCGCGGCATCCGTCTCCCGTGCCGCGCAGCTCGGGCGGGATCCGGGCTGGTCGAGCCCGACTCTCCCCGAGCACCGATGA
- a CDS encoding arsenate reductase/protein-tyrosine-phosphatase family protein, translated as MTDLERRTGIFAALADQTRLRIVDLLTIGDLSSSEIGTALDLRSNLIAHHLGVLESAQIIVRSRSEFDRRRNYIGLRPEVFDTLAPPSIVPPQRVLFVCTANSARSQLAEAIWRDTSSVDVASAGTRPAVAVNPGATASAARHGLTISSDHPPQHIDDVRTDGDLVITVCDDAHERLRDGDDLHWSIRDPAKVGTAAAFDAAFDTLFRRIRSFSSRLLPV; from the coding sequence ATGACCGATCTGGAACGCCGAACGGGGATCTTCGCCGCCCTCGCGGATCAGACGCGCCTGCGGATCGTCGATCTGCTCACGATCGGAGATCTGTCGTCCTCGGAGATCGGGACGGCCCTGGATCTGCGCTCGAATCTGATCGCGCACCATCTCGGCGTTCTCGAGTCGGCGCAGATCATCGTCCGTTCGCGCTCGGAGTTCGATCGTCGCCGCAACTACATCGGCCTTCGCCCCGAGGTCTTCGACACCCTCGCACCGCCGAGCATCGTGCCGCCGCAGCGTGTGCTCTTCGTGTGCACCGCGAACTCCGCACGGTCGCAGCTCGCCGAGGCCATCTGGCGCGACACGAGCTCGGTCGACGTCGCATCGGCGGGAACGCGTCCTGCGGTCGCGGTGAATCCGGGGGCGACGGCGTCGGCGGCCCGCCACGGCCTCACCATCTCCTCCGACCATCCGCCGCAGCACATCGACGACGTGCGCACGGACGGAGATCTCGTGATCACCGTGTGCGACGACGCCCATGAGCGACTGCGCGACGGCGACGATCTGCACTGGTCCATCCGGGATCCGGCCAAGGTCGGCACCGCCGCCGCCTTCGACGCGGCCTTCGACACCCTCTTCCGGCGGATCCGCTCCTTCTCGTCCCGGCTTCTCCCCGTCTGA
- a CDS encoding DUF6458 family protein, with amino-acid sequence MGIGTGIALIVIGAILVFALNIDTGGFVDLDLIGYILMGAGALVFLISLIFVTRSRRTETVARTAVDPATGERVTRRSIRDNEPLA; translated from the coding sequence ATGGGTATCGGAACCGGCATTGCGCTCATCGTCATCGGAGCGATCCTCGTCTTCGCGCTCAACATCGACACCGGCGGATTCGTCGATCTCGATCTGATCGGCTACATCCTCATGGGCGCCGGCGCCCTGGTGTTCCTGATCAGCCTCATCTTCGTCACGCGCAGCAGGCGCACCGAGACCGTCGCCCGCACCGCGGTCGACCCCGCGACGGGCGAGCGGGTCACGCGGAGGAGCATCCGCGACAACGAACCCCTCGCCTGA
- a CDS encoding phosphatase PAP2 family protein produces MSDAARRDAALLTAVSAVVAFVALRSVVAIGGHRPLAIDVWWHDLMGAASSDVGIVIAWVPAVIGGTIGMILVGAALVVLLLWRGRRGDAVTLATAMVAVVAVGATMAAVIGRTRPADSLAESMATSFPSGHTAVATTVVVVLGIALRRRLVWMLGTIWVLTMMWSRTYLSAHWLSDVIAGMLEGIGVATLVWVCAEAVRDRHAARLSDTPPFEHSDESAATP; encoded by the coding sequence GTGTCCGACGCCGCCCGTCGCGACGCCGCGCTCCTGACGGCGGTCTCTGCCGTCGTCGCCTTCGTCGCGTTGCGCAGCGTCGTCGCGATCGGCGGACACCGGCCGCTGGCGATCGACGTCTGGTGGCACGACCTCATGGGGGCAGCGTCGAGTGACGTCGGCATCGTCATCGCATGGGTGCCCGCCGTCATCGGGGGCACCATCGGCATGATCCTGGTCGGCGCCGCTCTGGTCGTCCTCCTGCTCTGGCGCGGACGGCGAGGCGACGCCGTGACGCTGGCGACCGCCATGGTCGCGGTCGTCGCCGTCGGTGCGACGATGGCGGCCGTGATCGGCCGGACGCGCCCCGCGGACTCGCTGGCCGAGAGCATGGCCACCTCCTTCCCCTCCGGGCACACCGCGGTCGCGACGACGGTCGTCGTCGTTCTCGGCATCGCGCTCCGTCGTCGCCTCGTCTGGATGCTGGGCACGATCTGGGTGCTCACGATGATGTGGAGTCGCACCTACCTCTCGGCGCACTGGCTCAGCGATGTCATCGCAGGCATGCTCGAGGGCATCGGCGTCGCCACCCTCGTCTGGGTGTGCGCCGAGGCCGTCCGCGATCGTCATGCCGCCCGCCTGTCCGACACCCCTCCCTTCGAGCACTCCGACGAAAGCGCCGCCACACCATGA
- a CDS encoding DUF1206 domain-containing protein, producing the protein MNVPTSAAGTARAAQNSTAFRILARVGYVVLGILHLLIGFIAISLATGGGGGSADQGGALSQIQQSPAGTALLWIIVLGLFALAIWQTAEAVVERDPDAKKKWAHRIKFAGTAVAYVAIGATALVYALGGRSESSDSSQSFSARLLAVPAGVVLLVLVGLVVVAVGVAFIVRGATRAFTKNLSLPSGAARSGIIAFGVAGYIAKGIAVAVAGVLFVIAALTHDPETAGGLDSALRSLAGLPFGAVILWAVGAGLVVYGLFCVARARYARM; encoded by the coding sequence ATGAATGTCCCCACATCCGCTGCCGGCACCGCCAGGGCAGCGCAGAACAGCACGGCGTTCCGCATCCTCGCCAGAGTCGGCTACGTCGTGCTCGGCATCCTGCATCTCCTCATCGGATTCATCGCCATCTCCCTCGCGACCGGCGGGGGCGGGGGCAGCGCCGACCAGGGCGGAGCGCTATCGCAGATCCAGCAGTCGCCCGCCGGCACCGCCCTGCTCTGGATCATCGTGCTCGGGCTGTTCGCGCTCGCGATCTGGCAGACCGCGGAAGCGGTCGTCGAGCGCGATCCCGATGCCAAGAAGAAGTGGGCTCACCGCATCAAGTTCGCGGGGACGGCCGTGGCGTACGTCGCGATCGGGGCGACCGCGCTCGTGTATGCGCTCGGCGGGCGGTCGGAGTCCTCCGATTCGTCGCAGTCCTTCAGCGCACGGCTGCTGGCCGTGCCCGCCGGGGTCGTGCTGCTCGTGCTCGTGGGCCTCGTCGTCGTCGCGGTGGGCGTCGCGTTCATCGTGCGGGGCGCCACTCGGGCGTTCACGAAGAACCTCTCGCTGCCCAGCGGCGCGGCGCGCTCCGGCATCATCGCGTTCGGCGTCGCCGGCTACATCGCCAAGGGGATCGCGGTCGCGGTCGCCGGCGTGCTGTTCGTCATCGCCGCTCTCACGCACGATCCCGAGACGGCTGGCGGTCTCGACTCCGCGTTGCGCAGTCTCGCCGGGCTGCCTTTCGGCGCGGTCATCCTCTGGGCGGTCGGCGCGGGGCTCGTGGTCTACGGACTGTTCTGCGTCGCTCGAGCGCGGTACGCGAGGATGTGA
- a CDS encoding MFS transporter, with amino-acid sequence MTHVSSSSLAEPTRSPREVFTAISGLVVGMFVAVLSGTVVSTSMPVIIADLGGTQSQYTWVITASLLATAVSTPIWGKLADLVDRKILVQISLIIFTVGTVIAGFSTDTNMLIAVRVIQGIGVGGLMSLVMIAVALIISPRERGKYMGVVGGIMALGTIGGPLLGGLLTDVWGWRSNFFVGVPFALLALVLLQFTLHLPKPQRDTKVSIDYFGIVLLAVGVSTLLIWVSMGGSQFDWDSSTSIMLVVTAAVAIAGFITVEFFVKEPIVPMSLFRNRTFTLSVIASIAIGVSMFATSVFLAQYFQLARGATPTESGLMTIPMIIGQMGASIIIGQLVSRFGKWKGWMLTGSVLTTIGVSLMATLRYDTPFPLVATYMFVLGAGLGMVMQNLTLIVQNDTDPRQLGAASSNVNFFRTIAGTIGVTVMGSLLSTSVASYMSDALEGFTPTTPDEVDALTHLASGNVPKVTQLPDTIRAIVEGAYGHGIADAFIIAIPLAVISIIAIAFIRNKPLSTKNAAEQLREQAEESVLDVSEAEVGANMSTGTIRISAAQASTSTATGSVTVLEHDREDEQGREPRN; translated from the coding sequence GTGACCCACGTCTCTTCCTCTTCTCTCGCTGAGCCCACGCGCTCGCCGCGCGAGGTCTTCACCGCGATCTCCGGCCTCGTCGTCGGCATGTTCGTCGCCGTGCTCTCGGGCACGGTCGTGTCGACCTCGATGCCCGTCATCATCGCCGACCTCGGCGGCACCCAGTCCCAGTACACCTGGGTCATCACCGCGAGCCTGCTGGCGACCGCCGTCTCCACCCCGATCTGGGGAAAGCTCGCCGACCTCGTCGACCGCAAGATCCTCGTGCAGATCTCGCTCATCATCTTCACCGTCGGCACCGTGATCGCCGGATTCTCGACCGACACGAACATGCTCATCGCGGTGCGCGTCATCCAGGGCATCGGCGTCGGCGGCCTGATGTCGCTCGTCATGATCGCCGTCGCGCTGATCATCTCGCCGCGTGAGCGCGGCAAGTACATGGGTGTCGTCGGCGGCATCATGGCCCTCGGCACCATCGGCGGCCCGCTGCTCGGCGGACTCCTCACCGACGTGTGGGGCTGGCGCTCCAACTTCTTCGTCGGCGTGCCGTTCGCGCTCCTCGCGCTCGTGCTGCTGCAGTTCACGCTGCACCTGCCCAAGCCGCAGCGCGACACCAAGGTCTCGATCGACTACTTCGGCATCGTCCTGCTCGCGGTCGGCGTCTCGACTCTGCTGATCTGGGTGTCGATGGGCGGCAGCCAGTTCGACTGGGATTCCTCGACCAGCATCATGCTCGTCGTGACCGCCGCGGTCGCGATCGCCGGATTCATCACCGTCGAGTTCTTCGTCAAAGAGCCGATCGTGCCGATGTCGCTGTTCCGCAACCGCACCTTCACGCTCTCCGTCATCGCGTCGATCGCGATCGGCGTCTCGATGTTCGCGACCTCGGTGTTCCTCGCGCAGTACTTCCAGCTGGCCCGTGGCGCCACACCCACGGAGTCCGGCCTCATGACCATCCCGATGATCATCGGCCAGATGGGTGCGTCGATCATCATCGGCCAGCTGGTGAGCAGGTTCGGCAAGTGGAAGGGCTGGATGCTCACGGGCTCCGTGCTCACCACGATCGGCGTGAGCCTGATGGCGACGCTGCGCTACGACACCCCGTTCCCGCTCGTCGCGACGTACATGTTCGTCCTCGGCGCCGGGCTCGGCATGGTGATGCAGAACCTCACCCTCATCGTGCAGAACGACACCGACCCGAGGCAGCTGGGAGCCGCGTCGTCGAACGTGAACTTCTTCCGCACCATCGCGGGCACCATCGGCGTGACCGTCATGGGCTCGCTGCTGTCGACCAGCGTCGCCTCGTACATGTCCGACGCTCTCGAGGGCTTCACGCCGACCACTCCCGACGAGGTCGACGCGCTCACGCACCTCGCCTCGGGCAACGTGCCCAAGGTGACGCAGCTCCCCGACACCATCCGCGCGATCGTCGAGGGCGCCTACGGCCACGGCATCGCGGATGCCTTCATCATCGCCATCCCGCTCGCCGTGATCTCGATCATCGCGATCGCGTTCATCCGCAACAAGCCGCTCTCGACCAAGAACGCCGCGGAGCAGCTGCGTGAGCAGGCCGAGGAGTCGGTGCTCGACGTCTCGGAGGCGGAGGTCGGGGCGAACATGTCGACCGGCACCATCCGGATCTCGGCAGCGCAGGCTTCCACGTCCACCGCCACAGGGTCGGTGACCGTCCTCGAGCACGACCGCGAGGATGAGCAGGGCCGGGAGCCGAGGAACTGA
- a CDS encoding MarR family winged helix-turn-helix transcriptional regulator yields MTISDAAVSADVDTALGDLQTHLNLIFARTRTLWRESAARIDPELQVGGYKLLAFIDRAGSASAHELAERFEMDKSVISRHVRMLEELGLLASRADERDGRLRVLTATPSACAALAELRSDHASRLRTVVAELTPEEIDAASKVFRLLAEV; encoded by the coding sequence ATGACCATCTCAGACGCGGCGGTGTCCGCGGATGTGGACACCGCCCTCGGCGACCTCCAGACGCATCTGAACCTCATCTTCGCGAGGACAAGGACGCTCTGGCGCGAGTCGGCGGCGCGCATCGACCCCGAGCTGCAGGTCGGCGGCTACAAGCTGCTCGCCTTCATCGACCGCGCGGGCTCGGCCAGCGCCCACGAACTGGCCGAGCGGTTCGAGATGGACAAATCCGTCATCAGTCGGCACGTGCGGATGCTCGAGGAGCTCGGACTGCTGGCCTCGCGGGCGGACGAGCGGGACGGGCGGCTGCGCGTGCTGACGGCGACGCCGTCGGCCTGCGCCGCCCTCGCCGAGCTCCGCAGCGACCACGCCTCGCGACTGCGCACCGTCGTCGCGGAGCTCACGCCGGAGGAGATCGACGCCGCCTCCAAGGTCTTCCGACTGCTCGCCGAGGTCTGA
- a CDS encoding ABC transporter permease, which produces MNWIASNLGLIFDLTINHVRLAIVPILLGFVIAVPLGWVASRNRIARTFIITTGSLLYTIPSLPLFVILPVILGTRILDDTNLVVALTIYAVAIMLRSATDAFGSVDRAIIESAKAIGFSRGGRFWRVEFPLAGPVLVAGLRVVSVSTIALVSVGVIIGSENLGYLFQNGKQRGILEEVVVGIVMSLLIALVFDLILVAIGRVLMPWSRAVGGRAQGGDPPDSDTTAADAGAGGGRLLAPPGAGV; this is translated from the coding sequence GTGAATTGGATCGCCTCCAACCTCGGCCTGATATTCGATCTCACGATCAATCACGTCCGTCTGGCGATCGTGCCCATCCTCCTCGGCTTCGTGATCGCGGTGCCGCTGGGGTGGGTGGCCAGTCGCAATCGCATCGCCAGGACGTTCATCATCACCACGGGCAGCCTGCTCTACACGATCCCGTCGCTGCCGCTTTTCGTCATCCTGCCGGTCATCCTCGGCACTCGGATCCTCGATGACACGAACCTGGTCGTGGCGCTCACGATCTACGCGGTCGCGATCATGCTGCGCTCGGCCACCGATGCGTTCGGATCCGTCGATCGGGCGATCATCGAGTCGGCGAAGGCCATCGGCTTCTCGCGAGGCGGCCGGTTCTGGCGCGTCGAGTTCCCGCTCGCCGGGCCGGTGCTCGTCGCCGGCCTCCGCGTCGTCTCCGTGTCGACCATCGCCCTCGTCTCGGTGGGTGTGATCATCGGCTCGGAGAACCTCGGCTACCTCTTCCAGAACGGCAAGCAGCGCGGCATCCTCGAGGAGGTCGTCGTCGGGATCGTGATGAGTCTGCTCATCGCCCTCGTCTTCGACCTGATCCTCGTGGCGATCGGGCGGGTTCTGATGCCCTGGAGCCGCGCGGTCGGTGGTCGCGCCCAGGGCGGCGATCCCCCCGACAGCGACACCACGGCCGCCGATGCGGGCGCCGGCGGCGGTCGGCTGCTCGCGCCCCCGGGAGCGGGTGTCTGA